A part of Acropora palmata chromosome 8, jaAcrPala1.3, whole genome shotgun sequence genomic DNA contains:
- the LOC141890858 gene encoding uncharacterized protein LOC141890858: protein MPTTVRVNPATPPVLNEFTAASPSDPVTVGAIRASRPRVCFKVVPVKITGNCGTKEIITHAFLDSGSDATFCLESLVQELELKDMKLTSYMMTTVNCKEERTGHEVQLNMESLEGDVKFRLEHVLTTNSLPVTPKHMATNEEIRRWPHFHDICLPETGGNKVTILIGSDRPDIIDQQLDKREGECGQPCTVKTPLGWTVYGPIGELADDPVHVNFTHTERENLNTQLERMYNEEFGDINTALEEGMSVEDRKAKEIMDQSATLVNGHYQIKLPFRQEFPSLPDSLPTAKKRLTWLKRRMQRDPVFHAKYSSVVEKYQTEGSSRQVHDDELVKLKPIWYLPHHAVWPPRKPEEPRVVFDCASKSGGTSLNEELLHGPENTSSLIGVILRFRVNEVAVTADVKRMFHQVHVTLEDRGALCYLWWPNGDLSREPKTYQMLVHIFGAKSSPSVAGYALRKTAKDNEQDFSAEVVDAVFRDFYVDDLLKSFADAERAVDLSGQLRDLLAKGGFQLTKWISNHRDVLSAFPVEERAPQIKDLDLKSDSLPLDRALGIHWDVEHDIINFVFGKGEQPENRKGVLSSISTVYDPLGFASQLLLPGRKINQELCKMKFSWTDTLPEELCLRWRKKTL from the coding sequence ATGCCAACAACTGTGAGGGTCAATCCAGCTACACCTCCAGTACTTAATGAATTCACTGCAGCTTCACCCAGCGATCCTGTTACAGTTGGTGCAATCAGAGCTAGCCGACCACGAGTGTGTTTTAAAGTTGTCCCAGTTAAGATTACTGGTAACTGTGGAACCAAAGAGATAATTACTCACGCATTTCTAGACAGTGGATCAGATGCTACTTTCTGTCTCGAAAGCCTAGTGCAGGAGTTAGAGTTAAAGGACATGAAACTAACCAGCTATATGATGACAACAGTCAATTGTAAAGAGGAAAGGACTGGTCATGAAGTTCAGCTGAACATGGAGTCTCTTGAAGGAGATGTGAAGTTTCGACTAGAGCATGTTTTGACTACGAACAGTCTTCCTGTTACACCGAAACACATGGCAACTAATGAAGAAATAAGAAGGTGGCCTCACTTTCATGACATCTGTTTACCTGAAACTGGAGGTAATAAAGTGACCATACTAATTGGCAGCGACCGTCCAGACATCATCGACCAGCAGCTGGACAAGAGAGAAGGAGAATGCGGTCAACCTTGCACTGTCAAGACACCTCTTGGATGGACCGTGTATGGTCCGATTGGTGAGCTTGCAGATGATCCAGTCCATGTGAACTTCACTCATACTGAGCGTGAAAATCTGAATACACAGTTGGAGCGAATGTACAATGAAGAGTTTGGCGACATAAACACAGCTTTAGAAGAAGGCATGTCAGTTGAAGACCGCAAAGCCAAAGAAATCATGGATCAGTCGGCAACCCTCGTAAATGGGCACTATCAAATTAAGCTTCCGTTTCGTCAGGAGTTTCCCAGCCTCCCTGACAGTCTACCAACTGCCAAAAAGAGACTGACGTGGTTGAAAAGAAGGATGCAGAGAGATCCTGTCTTCCATGCCAAATACAGCAGTGTTGTGGAGAAGTACCAAACCGAAGGGTCATCAAGACAGGTGCATGATGATGAGCTTGTTAAGCTTAAGCCAATATGGTACCTTCCTCATCATGCGGTATGGCCTCCTAGAAAACCAGAAGAACCTAGAGTAGTTTTTGATTGCGCTTCCAAGAGTGGTGGAACATCCCTGAATGAAGAGCTATTGCATGGACCAGAAAATACCAGCAGCCTAATTGGAGTAATCCTTAGATTCAGAGTGAATGAGGTGGCAGTCACAGCAGACGTAAAGAGAATGTTTCATCAGGTGCACGTGACACTGGAGGACCGTGGAGCTTTGTGCTACTTATGGTGGCCTAATGGTGATCTATCGAGAGAACCAAAGACTTATCAGATGCTTGTACATATTTTTGGAGCCAAGTCTTCGCCAAGTGTAGCAGGGTATGCACTTAGAAAGACAGCTAAGGACAATGAGCAAGATTTCTCGGCAGAGGTCGTTGACGCTGTATTTAGAGATTTCTATGTGGACGACTTACTAAAGTCATTTGCTGATGCAGAACGTGCCGTAGACCTAAGTGGACAACTTCGAGATTTGCTTGCTAAAGGAGGCTTCCAACTCACCAAATGGATTTCGAACCACCGTGATGTCTTGTCAGCATTTCCAGTAGAAGAACGAGCTCCACAGATCAAGGATCTAGATTTGAAGTCCGACAGCTTGCCTTTGGATAGAGCCCTGGGTATCCATTGGGACGTTGAGCATGACATAATCAACTTTGTGTTTGGTAAGGGAGAACAGCCAGAGAACCGGAAAGGAGTGCTGTCTTCGATCTCAACCGTGTATGACCCACTAGGATTCGCCAGTCAGTTACTCCTAcctggaagaaaaattaaccaggaactttgcaaaatgaagTTTAGTTGGACTGACACTCTCCCTGAAGAACTGTGTCTTCGTTGGAGAAAGAAGACCTTATGA
- the LOC141890859 gene encoding uncharacterized protein LOC141890859 — MSLQDFNIPRCLKPEGFGRVTRAELHHFADASQDHGYGTVSYLRLINDQGNIRCSFVMGKSRVKPLNGAVTVPKLELAAATLATRINKVVTKELKGRLTIDSVTYWTDSMIVLKYIANEKRRFVTFVANRVTVIRQESEPSQWRHVRSELNPADYAFRGIKASETKKLEKWKNGADFLWKDTKEWPPQPAEVSEDLLDSDEGVKREKVTARAAVVQEVVDVTEAEKKIVKAVQAQSFPVETDKTVLTGQLARLKPFEDEGILRVGEILKHSELQYDAKYPMILPGKHQVTRLIVLNYHHLNGHVGSHQVLAEIRQRFWIVKGVSSVKRVLSKCHVCKRQSAKLGEQMTAQLPVVRVSSDSDRIIYPFAAVGLDYFGPLYVKTGPNTRSKKNATLNKRYGCIFTCLRYRAVHIEVAEDLSTDSFINAVLRFVGRRGPPRIIYSDNVGERLLNDEALRTFLVEVETILNDRPITPVSSDPQDLEALTPNHILLLRRNSSSAPDVFKESDKFKARWKHIHLLADHFWQRWTKEYLPTLQERQKWLRPQPNFEIGDLVLMADRNTPRGQWPKALVEQTFPDSEGLVRQVVIRTADGVYRRDVRKLCLLEEKLLTRIQEQEKPSRVVFKQ, encoded by the exons ATGAGTTTGCAGGACTTCAACATTCCGCGATGTTTGAAACCAGAAGGCTTCGGTAGAGTCACACGAGCCGAGCTTCATCATTTTGCTGACGCATCCCAAGACCATGGCTATGGGACAGTTTCGTATTTGCGTCTCATCAATGATCAAGGAAACATCCGTTGCAGTTTCGTCATGGGTAAATCCCGTGTGAAACCCCTGAATGGTGCGGTAACTGTGCCAAAATTGGAATTAGCCGCAGCCACCTTAGCAACCCGGATCAACAAAGTCGTTACAAAGGAATTAAAGGGAAGACTGACGATTGACAGCGTTACGTACTGGACTGACTCAATGATAGTCCTGAAGTACATCGCTAATGAGAAGCGAAGATTCGTCACATTTGTCGCCAATCGGGTCACCGTTATACGACAGGAGTCAGAGCCAAGTCAGTGGCGTCACGTAAGATCAGAACTCAATCCTGCAGACTATGCCTTTCGAGGAATCAAAGCCTCAGAGACTaagaaacttgagaaatggaaGAATGGTGCAGATTTCTTGTGGAAGGACACCAAGGAATGGCCTCCACAGCCGGCAGAAGTTTCAGAAGACCTGCTGGATAGTGACGAAGGagtgaaaagagaaaaggttACAGCGAGAGCAGCTGTTGTACAAGAAG TCGTTGATGTTACTGAGGCAGAGAAGAAGATTGTTAAGGCCGTACAGGCACAGTCGTTCCCTGTTGAGACTGATAAGACGGTGTTAACAGGTCAACTTGCTCGACTTAAACCATTTGAAGACGAAGGAATACTACGTGTTGGAGAAATATTGAAGCATTCAGAGCTGCAGTATGATGCTAAGTACCCCATGATACTACCAGGAAAGCATCAAGTTACAAGGTTGATAGTTCTTAATTACCATCATTTGAATGGGCATGTGGGAAGCCATCAAGTTCTTGCTGAAATTAGACAACGGTTCTGGATAGTCAAGGGAGTGTCTTCAGTTAAGCGCGTCCTCAGCAAGTGCCATGTTTGCAAGCGTCAGAGTGCCAAGTTGGGAGAGCAAATGACAGCGCAGCTTCCAGTAGTTCGAGTCTCATCAGACAGTGATAGAATCATCTATCCATTTGCAGCAGTAGGGCTAGACTATTTTGGACCCCTTTATGTAAAGACCGGGCCCAACACCAGATCAAAGAAGAATGCAACCCTGAACAAGCGCTATGGATGCATCTTCACTTGCTTAAGGTATAGAGCAGTCCACATAGAAGTGGCCGAAGACCTCTCTACGGATAGTTTCATCAATGCAGTTTTGCGCTTCGTCGGTCGACGAGGTCCTCCAAGGATTATCTACAGTGATAATG TTGGAGAACGCCTTCTAAATGATGAAGCATTACGGACATTTCTGGTAGAAGTGGAGACGATTTTGAATGATAGACCTATTACACCAGTGTCAAGTGATCCGCAAGATCTAGAAGCACTAACGCCAAATCACATCCTTCTGTTGCGTAGAAACTCCTCATCTGCTCCAGATGTGTTTAAAGAATCAGATAAGTTCAAAGCAAGATGGAAGCACATTCATCTCCTTGCAGATCATTTTTGGCAACGGTGGACTAAAGAGTACTTGCCAACACTTCAGGAGCGCCAAAAGTGGTTGCGTCCTCAGCCAAACTTTGAAATAGGAGATCTGGTTCTAATGGCAGATCGGAACACGCCTCGTGGGCAATGGCCTAAAGCATTGGTTGAGCAGACATTCCCAGACAGTGAAGGATTGGTGCGTCAAGTGGTCATTAGAACGGCAGATGGAGTCTACCGTCGAGATGTGCGAAAGCTCTGTTTGTTGGAGGAGAAGTTACTGACTCGCATTCAGGAACAAGAGAAACCGTCTCGAGTTGTATTCAAGCAATGA